Part of the Ochrobactrum sp. Marseille-Q0166 genome is shown below.
TGGAATATGATACAGAGAGTTGTCACCGTGGCGGATGCGGACATATTCTGCCTGCGTACCATCAATGGTATGGCCGAGCTGCCAGCCGCCGTCGTCACAATGGGAATAGAGCTGCCGTTTGCAATTTGCGCAAGAACCGCAGGATGTGATGCAGGAAATCAGGACCTGATCACCCTTCTTAAAGTTGCGCACAGCGCTGCCAACATCCTCGACTACACCGACGCCTTCATGCCCGAGCGTACGCCCTTCGACAACCGCTGGCACGTCGCCCTTCAGAATATGAAGGTCGCTTCCACATATAGTCGTCTTCGTGATTTTCACGATCACGTCAGTCGGCTCCTGTAGAACCGGTCTGGGTTTATCGACCCAGTCTTTTTTACCCGGTCCGTAATAGACGAGCGCTTTCATGAGGCCCTCCCTTTGGGATATTCCCTTGAGCATAATATTACAAAGATCACACAAACCGACCTCCTGTCCGGATGGTGGAGGTGAACAAACACCCCAAGCCATTTTAGCCAAGTCGTGACAGCCAGTGCAGTCCAATCTCTACTCCATTTCGGAAGTTGACAGTCCAAAACGGAGGCAATAGCCAAATTAGGATAAGACGAATACATCACGTCACATGACGTGTCGGGAAATGACGGCGCAGTCTGGTGTGGGCTGTATCTTTTATTGTTTAAGTGCGAGTGCGCAGCGTCTGGGAAGGGCTTTCACCAAAACGCTTGCGGTAACTGTTGGCCATTGCGGTAAGGTTGAAATAACCACGCGCATGACCAATAGAAGATATTGTTTCCCCGGGAGAAGCCTGCTCCAGCGCTTTGCGTAGACCATCGAGACGTTTTGCCGACAGATAATCGTGGGGAGTGATGCCTCGAAAGCGACGGAAAGCATCGGAAAGACTGCGAGTGGAAATGCCTATCGCTTCCGCGATCTCAGCGACTGAGGGGCCTTCATGCGCGCGCTCTTCCATCAGCCGTTCGGCTTCGCGGACATATTTCGGAGCGGCATTGCGCGCGCCCGTCTCGAGGTGAAGGCCGGAGCTTAATGCCCAGCCGCGAAGCAATTCCAGGCAGAGGGTTTCCTCGATACGCTTTTCGATCAGTGGGCTCACGATGCGGTCAATACGCGCATCAACTGAACGCGCCGCATACTCGACCAGAGACAGCCATGCTGAATTCCCTTGACTGAAGACGAGGCGCTTCTTCCACAGGTCATCCTCCGGCACGAAACCATACCATCGCTGTGCTGTTTCTTCCATCAAGCTGTGTGGAATGGTGAGATTGAATTGCAGATCATCGCCATCGGCGACGTTCCAATAGTCTATTCGGCTGCAATCGACCACATAGCTGTCCCCTGACTGTGTATCAATGCTCACGCCATCGGCGAGCGGGTGGCGAACGCTTCCTCGCATCGTGTTGACGACGATGATATTGCCGGAGGACGGGTCGAAATCGTCTGCCTTTGTCGGCACGCCGAAGCAGAAGCGGCTGAAGATTATACGGCCGATGGAAAGGGTCCTTAGCGTGGCATCAGGGTCGGTTCCCTTAACAAGGGGGCGTGCTACGAGCGGCATGTAAACGGCATTGCAAAAAGCGCTGACTTCAGACCACTCACGCGAAGAGTTTAGCTTTCCACGCAGAAGTGGCTGACCATGTGCATCATACAACAGCGCATTTTCCAGCATTCCGATACACTCCTTCAGATACCCATGTAATTTACCTGGAGGCGAGGACATCACAACCCTCGATGCCAAGCTGATGAGCAAAATTTATGTATTGTTTTGCACTGAATTGTTTGCTGGATAAGCGGAGCTATTCCAATTACCAAATGCCCACCGCCTGAGCGCTCTTCCGACCGGGCAGACATTATTCTAGGGTAAATTAAATCTGCCCTCAATTGATCCTCTACATTTGAACGGAAAGTTTACTGGATCACTGTTCTGAATTGGTATCGATCACGAATTCCATTCTGTCCG
Proteins encoded:
- a CDS encoding helix-turn-helix domain-containing protein, which translates into the protein MLENALLYDAHGQPLLRGKLNSSREWSEVSAFCNAVYMPLVARPLVKGTDPDATLRTLSIGRIIFSRFCFGVPTKADDFDPSSGNIIVVNTMRGSVRHPLADGVSIDTQSGDSYVVDCSRIDYWNVADGDDLQFNLTIPHSLMEETAQRWYGFVPEDDLWKKRLVFSQGNSAWLSLVEYAARSVDARIDRIVSPLIEKRIEETLCLELLRGWALSSGLHLETGARNAAPKYVREAERLMEERAHEGPSVAEIAEAIGISTRSLSDAFRRFRGITPHDYLSAKRLDGLRKALEQASPGETISSIGHARGYFNLTAMANSYRKRFGESPSQTLRTRT